Sequence from the Balaenoptera acutorostrata chromosome 4, mBalAcu1.1, whole genome shotgun sequence genome:
GACAGTAGGAGGATGAGCCTGCAGTCTCAGTGGACCACCAGCACTAGAGTCAAGTGGGCAGCAGTCAGACTGATGACATCAGCATCCAGAACCCTACTTATCCCCCAGTCACGAACAGGCTGATGAGGTCCGTAGGAGCAGAACAGTGGAGGCCAGGCAGGAGGGACCAGGAACTGAAGGTTCCTCCTGGGGGGTCCTGCACCCACCGCAGCTCAGCTCCATCCAGGGAAGAGGGGACAGAGCAAACCGCGAAGAGGACCTTTAAACAGGAAATGGCCAGATTGCAAACCTGCCTCAGCTCTTAAATCTCTTGCCCGAGTTTATTCAAGACCTGTACCCTTTACCTGTTCATTcaagttttaagaaaatataaccaTCTCCATATGGACAATGGACAAAGGCCTTGATGGACTCTGCATAGCACAAAGAGTTAAAAAGACATAGAGAAGGTTCCACTTCACCCCAACCCAAGAAAAGTGAGGTACAGGGAAGTTAACACACGTGGAAACCAGAACCAACAACCCACAGGGACACCAAATCGTCCATCAGAAGGATGAGCAGGGCGTCTTCGGGGTTCCTGACAGGACAGCAGTGTCGCCACGGACAACACAAGCAGGCACACGTGGCCGCATGTGCACCAAGTGACACCAAGCAGAAAGCAGGCTGACTGCTGGCGCTGTGGGTGTCCACGCCGGTCAGGCCACAGCGCAGACGCGGAAGGAGAGAATCGGTTAGGGACATCCAGGTCTCTACTTTGGAGAGCTTCTCTAGAACATGTTTGTAACAAAACGACATTTCTAAATCCTCCGAGAGCCTCCAGATCTCAGGCGTGCACCTCTGTCACCGTGACACATCTATCATCCATGTGACTAAGACACGGACAGTCACCACCCTCAAAGGCATCCCATGAAACATGAGCAACCCGCGAAGCCTTTCTCCCCTGCCTGGTGGACAGCGCAGGTGACACCCTGGGGGTGTCCGGGAGGGTGTCGGAAAGGCCAGGAGGTGACATAACTTGGATACGGGTGAAAATAAACAGGCCTAGCAGGGAGGTTTGGTTTGAAAGCAAGGATGGTGAGAAAGTGCCGGAGTAGTGGGTGCTCTAAGAATTCCTTCTGCACTTCACACCCTCATGATCATGTGACATCACAGTGATGGAAGTTTCTAGATATGTGCCTTCCAACAGGAAGGATGCCCTGATGGCGCTCCTTGGGCTACTTCTTGGTTCCCAAGGAGCTCCCCGCTGGCACCCGGCTGTGGCAATAGCTTCCTTGTCTTGGGGGCGGTGCCTTCTCTGGGCATCCCCTCAACCCCCTCCCCAGGGTGGCCCCAGTGCCCTTGCGCTCGAGGGGCCCACGTTCACACCACAGGGGCTGAGCCGGCCCTTTCTGGGCCATCCCACACGCGGGCCTGCACCGTCCTCCCATAATCGCCGTGATTCCGGACACGAGTGGGGCCTTTGCGCACGGTGAGCTCGTCAAGTGTCAGGTGAGGCGGGATCCTCAAATTGGACTCTCCTGGTTCCTGAGGAACCAAGAGGTCAGATGCCACAGGACAAGGGGAACGGCGGCACGGCCACGCGGGTGCACGAAGGAGGGGCCGGACTCGTCTTGCAGCTTTGAGCTGCCCCTCtggtgggttgaattgtgtcccccagccaaagacatgttgaagtcctaactcccaatacctctgaatgtgaccttAGTTGGAAATGATGTCCTTACAGATGTGATCGTGTTAAAATGAGGCCAGTGGGCTGCGCCTTAATCCAAAGACATATGACGGTgtctttatcagaaaaaaaaaaaaaacaaggaaactcTGGACACAGAGGCATGAGCAGAGGGAAGAtgttgtgaagatgaaggcagagatcgggGTGATGCCTGTACGAGCCGAGGAGCCCCAGAGATGCCAGCAAACAAACGCCAGGAGCCGGAAGAGGGGATGGATTCTCGCTCGCCGCCCTGGGAagggaccagccctgcccacaccctgaTCTCCAATTCTGGCCTCCACACCGGGACACCATACGTGTGTGCTGTTTAAGACAGTACCCTGGCAGCGGCCAGGCGGCCCAGCTTTGCAAAGGCTCCCCCCTGCACCACAGCCCGCAGGCACCCGGCACGCGCTGGCCCTGCAGCCATGACGCCCAAGAGGAAGGTCAGCTCCCCTGAGGCAGTGGTGAAGGAGGAGCCCAAAGGAGACCGGCGAGGCTGTCAGCTAAACCGCCTCCTGCAAAAGTGGAAACGAAGTCAAAAAAGGTGGCAGGAAAGAATGTATCTTCAGACAAAAAAACTGCAAacaagagggagaaggggagcaaAGGGAAAACAGGCTGAAGTGGCTAACCAAGAGACTAAAGAAGACTTACCTGCAGAAAACGGAGAAACTAAAAACGAGGACAGCCTGACCTCTgatgaaggaggagagaaagaagccaagtcTGATTAATATCACACACACCCAGTCCTATCAGTGGTCCCTATTTCCCTTCTTGTACGACCCAGAGGAATATTTTTATCAACTATTTTGTAAATGCAAGTTTTTTAGTAGCtcaagaaacaatttttaaaaggagggaATCCTACCTCATCCcactttttttaagtgtaaatgctttttttttttttagtttcccaagGAGAATTTTCTGGATGGCACTAGTTTATTTCCCCTCCAAAAAAACCAACTGAAGCTAAATGAAGTAAACAGTCTCAAATTTGTATTGTcttcataataaaacaaaatatgaagcTGAGAACTGGATCACTTGGCCCTTTCTCTTCTTATCTCTTCCCAGTTCAAAATGCCTGCATCTCTCAAGAGCCAGCATTCTCTTAGATCTGCAGTTGGGCTCAACGCATTCAAGCCTCAGCACAATCTTCTTTGTAGTTTCAGCCTTTTTCCGGAAAATCGGCTTAGTCTGCCCACCATAGCCACTCTGCTTCCTGTCAGAACGCCGCTGTCCCTGGGCATGCAGAGAATCCTTGCCCTTGTACTGTGTCTCTTTGTGGGGCTGGTGCTTGCCACTCTTACAGAAAGTCCGGTGGGTTTTAGGAATGTTCACCATGTTTGAGAGAGCGCTGTCGGCACGGAAGGAAGGTAAATGCCTTTTTTTAAGATGTGAAATCACTTGCTGTTTATCTTTTGGTACAATGAGAAAATAGTGGGATATTGAATATGGGAGGTTTTGATTGTCTTGAGTGTCAGCTTAACATTCCACTGATGGGGGGTAGCTTCTATATCCTATAATACAAAGCATACTACATGGCAATTTGGAGTCAGTTGCGCATTTAATGTGTTGAACACTTTAAATTACTTCTCTTCCCACGTTGTTTTTGGTAGAATTGTTTCCTAAAGCAAAGCACTCACCCCTTGACCTTGGCTCTCCTGGGCAGAATTTTGTGCACTCTGTAACAACTTTGGTCGTGGTAGTCCAGTTCTTCTAGTAACTTTGTTAATGTGCTGTGAACCATTGACAATTTGAGTATGTAGTGTATGTGATATTAAATTGTGAAATAGTGGGACTTACGATGTAACAGCATatcaatatttgaagatattggtACTTGGTATCCTGTCAAGGAAAATTGCCTCCAAATTTTAAGCTGGAAAGTCACTCGAATAACTGTTCAGAAAAGAATCACAACTACatgattttttagatttttggtaCGTACGTTAAGAATTGTGTACAAATTGAAATGTCTGTGTActgatcctcaaaacaaccaGCAAAATCCAAATACTTTGCAGCCCTGGACGTTACCCCAGCCTCTCCCCAACTCCAGCCCCCTAGAGAGGGTGGAGAAGCCAGGAGGGGGTCTCTGTGTCAGGGGTCCAGGCCCGTGCCTGCCGAGGTCAAGAGCCGTCCCTGGAGAAAGCTATGCCATGTCCCCCGCTCCTGAGGAGGAGGGACTGGGGCAGTTATGTCCTCTGCAGGCAAAGGAGGGGCTCCCAGGGGGTCACCGGGAGTGTGACAGAGTCCCCTGCAGGGAGGCCCAGCACTGCCCAGTGCCAAGGTGCCCAGAACCTGTGCTGGATGCTCAGGGGCAGGGTGGCCTGAGAGTCCCCACACGCGGGAGAGAGGACAGGGCCGACTCAGGCCAGGGGAGAGAGCCTGGAGGGGGACAGACCTGGGCAGAAACAGCATCAGCTACAGCGAGCGCCAGAGAAGGGCAAGGACCAGCTGGAGGGGCTTCCTCCCGCGGCTGGGGGCTGAGGGTCCTACCGCCCAGCAGGAAGGGCCCCCGAGGAAGAATGAGCTCCAAGACTGCACAGCAGGGCGAGGGGAGCCGGCTCCGCAGCCCCGAgtgcctcccctccttcccttcgtTCCCCGACCTCTGCCCACGGCACTGATGGTCACGGTGCAGCTGGCAGGACCACAGAGGGAGGGTGGAAGTCCGAGGCCGTGCCGTCAAGAAGCTGGACTGTCCTGCGGCTGCCCTAACAAGTGCCAGGGACACGTGGCTGAGACAACACAAAGTGTCACCTCACAGCTGTGGAGGCCAAATCGGGAGTGAGTCTCATGGGCCACAGTCACGACGTGGGCTGCCTGCTTCTCGCCGGAGGCTCTGGGCAGAATCCTCGTGCCTTTCAGCCAGAGGCAACGCATCCTCGGCTCGTGACCTAGCGTCTGGCTTCCCTCTTCCCGCGGCCTCCCCTTCCGTGGCCGTCTCCCTGGCCCCTCTCCCAAGTCCCGCCCGGATGGCTCAGGACCATCGCCCATCACAAGACCCTTATTTTACTCCCGTTGGCAAAATCGCTTTGCCGTGTGAGGGGACGCGTCGCAGTCCTGGGGGCGGGCTGTGGGCATCTCGGGGGGACCACGGAAGGTCCCCACGGGGCTCCTTCCCCCCCATCGGGAGGCGGAGGAGCCCTGCTTGCCAGTGGAGCATCTCGTTTCCACTTAGACTCGGGGTGGGGGGACGCGGGGCACCACGTATCAGCTGCGGAGCAGAAGACCTTTTCACCTAAACGGGGTCAGTTCAGGAAGTTAGTGACTTGCCCTCAATCCACGCAGAGCAGGGTGAGGACTGACCTTGTGAGTTCGGGGGACAGAGTGGGGTCCCTCGGGCTGAGCGCTGGGAGCTCGCCCCTCGGCCAAGAGCCGTCTTCCCATGCTCGGtcacccagggcagggcaggagggctgGCAGCACCCAGAGGACTGGCAGGAGGGGGCCACACACACGATGGGCTTGCAGCTCACGGGCACACACACAGCAGGCTTGTGTCTCAGAGGCACACGGCAAGAAGGCTGGCAGAAGCTGGGCACACAGGAGACCGGCTGGCAGCCCTCAGAGCAGCTGGCGTGGCACACGGCGGCATGGGGCTGGGTGTGGTCAGGGCAGAGGACAGGGCTGGTCCGGAGGCTCCTTCCCCGTGGCAGCTTTCATACCCGGGCTGTGGCGTCCTGGCCACGAGGCACCCGGGTGTCTTCCTTGTGGCGGCCCCCTCGGGTCTCTTCCTGGAGTTTCCGGTTGCAGTGACTCAGTTCAGGAAGCTCCTTCTCAGCTGGAGGCTGACGGTGACCCAGCGGCCCTGTGATTTCTGGAATCAGAGCCTGGCTTGGATGGGGAAGGGCCGTCAGGTGGGGACGGGGGCCCCACTTCATGGTTTTCAAGGCCCTCCCCAGTTTTACACACCCTGTCCTTTGTCCACACAAGTACGGCCACACTCACTGCACCAGCATCCCCCATTTCGATTTGGAAACTCAGTGATCCAGAAGGTTCTCCCTCAGGATCGGGCGCCTCACTGGGGGCTGTGGCCACGTTATGGCCATAATCGTAACGGCGGGTGATGATTCCAGCTTTGTGCCAGGGCTGAGCTAAGCATTTTACGTGGACTCTCTCGTAACTGATCAATTATCAATCCTGCCACCATTCAAGGGGCAGGGGATACCCCATTTGCACAGATGTTCAATCAGGAAGATCTGGAAGGATCCCAGGATGTGTGCACGTTCTCACCACTGCAAATGGAGAAGCAGGCATTGAGGCTGCTCGGCCTCACTCTGGAATCCATGGTCTTTCCATTGTGCCTAACGGTGCTGGGACCTTAGGGGTGGTCTGAGATTCTTGGATCTGTaaactggaatattttaaaatcagatttgggGATTCTGTCCCgtatttcttcaaaatattctTAGGCTTCAATGtcattctcttctccttcttgggtTGAAATTACTTGCATGTTAGCCTTTCTGATATGGTCTCATAGgccctcttcatttttcttaactctTTGTGCCTCTTCTTCAGATTGGATTCTTTCTACTGATGTGTCTTCAATTTACCGAATCTTTCGTCTTCCCTCCATGATGTGAGTCAGTCCCCCTGCACCCGTTCCCCAGCACCCCATGCTGCTCCTGGAACACGCCGGTTTCTGCAGCAGGGTCCTCACACccccctgcctgcctctgcctggagccccgcccccgccccttcaCTGCACCCAGTGCCGGCTCAGCATCGCCTCCTCCCCGAGGCCCCCAGACCACCCACCAGCACCCACGTCTCTCTATCAGCTGAACCTGCTTTCCTTTCCAGGCCTCAGCGCCCCCCAGAATGATTCCATGCAttcattttccatttattcattgccCTGGAAGGCTCATGAGGCCGGACGTCTCTGTTGCCAGCCCACAGTACAATCTGTTGCATGAACAAATCAGTTCTTGTAGATTACGATAAGGCAGAGCTGGcgaactttctgtaaagggcagaGAGTAAGTATCTCAGGCTTTGCAGCCACATGGTCTCGCTCACAATGACTCAGCGCTGTCAGGGAAAAGCAGCCTTAGACACACTAAATGTACGGACGTGTCTGTGCCCCAGAGAACTTCATTCACACACAGGCAGCAGGACAGACTTGTCTCACAGACGGCAGTTTGCAGACTCCTGTTTCAATGTTTTCCTGTGTGaaataaaaacccaaaatataTGACGGCCTCAAAGTCATCATTGACGGCATGAGATAAAAAGGAGTAAAAGGGTGCAGCACTCTGAGTGGATCCTGGGGTGCTCTGTGCACAGCGATGGCCTGGAGAAACACCACGAACCCCACGGGAAGGCAAACCAGAGCATCCTGTTTGCAGAAGGAGGAACTGGCCTCAAAGCCAAACTAATTTATGGTGGAGAGCAGCACAGGAGAGCGTGTCCCAGGATAACAAGATGCTGGGGAAGCACGATGGCCGCAGCCACGAGGAAGTCAACAGCTGTGCTTCTGTGTCGCTGGGACGCCCACGGCCCGGGTATAAAGGCCCCGGGGGAGGCAGCCTGCAGACATCACCACCCTCCTCCCGACACCAGCGCAGCCCCACACCACCGTGTGCCACACCAGCTGCCCCTCGGGCTGCCAGGCCGCCTGCCGCGTGCCCAGCTCCTGCCAGCCGTCCTGCTGCACGTCCAGCCCCTGCCAGGCGACCGGCATGCCCGTGAGCCGCAAGCCAGGTGTATACGTGCCCGTGAGCCGCAAGCCGGTTGTATACGTGCCCGTGAGCCGCAAGCCGGTTGTATACGTGCCCGTGAGCCGCAAGCCAGGTGTATACGTGCCCGTGAGCCGCAAGCCTGCCGTGTGCCTGCCCGCGAGCTACAAGCCTGTGCGCGCGGCCTCCTCCTGCCACTCCTCCGTGTGCTGCCAGCCCTCCCGCCCCGCCCTGCTCTGCAGACCCGCCCCCTGTAGCACCCCTTCCGGCTTCCGATCACGCGGCTCCTCCCAGCGGCTCCCACTGCAGACGGGGTCACACCTGCACCCCTCCCGGCAGGAGTCCTCGGTGGGCCTCCAGGTTCTGCACGTGGCAGGCGACAAGCACGCTCAGCCAACCCTCTGAACTCGGGCGAGGGGGTGGCAGGATGATCTGGACCCTTCTGTGAGCTGGCTCATCCCCCCTGGGAAGCCCTGGTCCCCAGGGtcctcctctgtccccagcaGGAAACCACGCCCCACGTGAGCCACATAAATCATGCTTTCTCAATGCAGCCTGTCCCCCTGTTTTAGCTTCATATATTTTTGAAGTTTCCTTCCTGAAAGTATATACAAATCACAAGCACGGAAGACCCTCCTCAAAGAGCCCCCTTCCCGATGGCTCAGCTGAAGGTGGAGGGTCCTtggtgggtggagggtggggaaggtGTGTCCTCACATCCACCACTCGAGACTCACATAGTAGATGGGGAAGGACTTCCCCTCCCTCTGAGTGGGGCACAGGAAACAGGCCTGGGTCCAGGGTCCCACCTGGTGCCTAAAGGATGTCTAAACAGGGAGGGCTGGAAACACTCACACAAACCCACCACCCACACAAAGGGGGTCCGGCCATCCcagggagaagaggcagaagtCTGAGAAAGCCTCACCCCCAAGCCCCAGGCACACAGGGCCTGCCAAGGCTGACCCTGGGCCGGGACCAGAgacccctcccccgcccgccccctGGCTCCAGCCCGGCCAGCACAGATGCCTGAGCAGCGTTGTTC
This genomic interval carries:
- the LOC103014157 gene encoding 60S ribosomal protein L36a-like, producing the protein MVNIPKTHRTFCKSGKHQPHKETQYKGKDSLHAQGQRRSDRKQSGYGGQTKPIFRKKAETTKKIVLRLECVEPNCRSKRMLALERCRHFELGRDKKRKGQVIQFSASYFVLL
- the LOC130708078 gene encoding keratin-associated protein 12-1-like → MAAATRKSTAVLLCRWDAHGPAQPHTTVCHTSCPSGCQAACRVPSSCQPSCCTSSPCQATGMPVSRKPGVYVPVSRKPVVYVPVSRKPVVYVPVSRKPGVYVPVSRKPAVCLPASYKPVRAASSCHSSVCCQPSRPALLCRPAPCSTPSGFRSRGSSQRLPLQTGSHLHPSRQESSVGLQVLHVAGDKHAQPTL